One segment of Oscillospiraceae bacterium MB08-C2-2 DNA contains the following:
- a CDS encoding uracil-DNA glycosylase, translated as MLESFDQLRETVLSCTRCRLAETRTNVVFGVGPLDAPVMLIGEGPGENEDLQGEPFVGRAGNLLDKMLDAVELSRSSNVYIANMVKCRPPKNRDPQPDEVECCMGYLRNQVKLIRPKIIVCLGRVAAQNIISPDFKVTKQHGHFFQRGETLLMGTLHPAALLRNPNMKPEAFADFLALRDKLDELGVLPAFEAHGPSLPV; from the coding sequence ATGCTTGAAAGCTTTGACCAGCTGCGGGAAACCGTTTTATCCTGCACCCGCTGCCGCCTTGCCGAAACACGCACCAATGTGGTTTTCGGCGTGGGGCCTTTGGATGCTCCGGTTATGCTGATCGGGGAAGGCCCGGGAGAAAACGAGGATTTGCAGGGGGAGCCTTTTGTGGGCCGTGCCGGAAACCTGCTGGATAAAATGCTGGATGCGGTGGAGCTTTCCCGCAGCAGCAATGTTTATATAGCCAATATGGTGAAATGCCGCCCGCCCAAAAACCGGGACCCCCAGCCCGATGAGGTGGAATGCTGTATGGGTTACCTGCGCAATCAGGTCAAGCTGATTCGCCCCAAGATTATTGTCTGCCTCGGGAGAGTGGCCGCACAGAACATCATCTCCCCTGATTTTAAGGTTACCAAGCAGCACGGGCATTTTTTTCAGCGGGGAGAGACTCTTTTGATGGGCACCTTGCACCCTGCCGCCCTGCTGCGTAACCCCAACATGAAACCCGAGGCCTTTGCTGATTTTCTGGCTCTGCGGGATAAGCTGGATGAGCTTGGGGTGCTGCCTGCCTTTGAGGCTCACGGCCCAAGCCTGCCGGTATAG
- a CDS encoding phosphate propanoyltransferase, with the protein MSEKFLVETSARHVHLCQEDLEILFGKGAALTKKKDLSQPGQYACEERVDVVGAKKTISNVIILGPTRPATQVEVSLTDARTLGVVAPIRESGNTAGSGACKLVGPKGEVELKEGVIVAKRHIHTTPEDAAKLGVADKEIVWVRLDCPERAVVLGDVVVRVNPSFSTAMHIDTDEANAAGASCNMQGEIVKL; encoded by the coding sequence ATGAGTGAAAAATTTTTAGTGGAAACATCTGCAAGACACGTTCATCTCTGCCAGGAGGATTTGGAAATCCTTTTTGGTAAAGGCGCCGCTTTGACCAAGAAGAAGGATCTTTCCCAGCCCGGCCAATATGCCTGTGAAGAGCGTGTTGACGTGGTTGGAGCAAAAAAAACCATCAGCAATGTTATTATTTTAGGGCCTACCCGCCCCGCCACTCAGGTGGAGGTTTCCCTGACCGATGCCCGCACCTTAGGCGTGGTTGCTCCCATCCGTGAATCCGGAAACACCGCAGGCTCCGGAGCCTGCAAGCTGGTTGGCCCCAAGGGTGAGGTTGAGCTCAAAGAAGGTGTGATCGTTGCAAAGCGCCATATCCACACCACCCCCGAGGATGCCGCTAAGCTGGGCGTTGCGGATAAGGAAATTGTATGGGTTCGCCTGGATTGCCCCGAGCGTGCCGTTGTGCTTGGTGATGTGGTGGTTCGTGTGAACCCCTCTTTTAGCACCGCAATGCATATCGATACCGATGAAGCCAACGCAGCCGGTGCCAGCTGCAACATGCAGGGCGAAATCGTTAAGCTGTAA
- a CDS encoding aspartate aminotransferase family protein yields the protein MKFADLKSGYQQSIAGTYSRFDLDVEQGQGASCQNAEGKEYIDFSSGIGVNSLGFCDEGWVKAIEAQLHTLNHTSNLYYTQPQLELAKALCEKSGMQRVFYANSGAEANEGVIKTCRKYSSDKYGPGRYEIICLHNSFHGRTITTLSATGQEVFHQHFHPFTPGFVFAEANNLADLTAKVTEKTCAIFVECVQGEGGVIPLTEEFIAGIAKLCAEKDLVLAVDEVQTGLGRTGAFFCYQHFGLQPDVVSTAKGLGGGLPIGAVLFGEKTKNTLGPGDHATTFGGNPIVCAGANYVVEQLTPAFLAEVTVKGAAITEKLLAMKHVKSVTGKGLMLGVELDGPASVDVVKACGEKGLILLTAKHKLRLLPPLNISSDQLDKGLAILSQVLEGIA from the coding sequence ATGAAATTTGCTGACCTAAAAAGCGGCTACCAGCAAAGCATTGCCGGCACCTACAGCCGGTTTGATCTGGATGTGGAGCAAGGGCAGGGAGCATCCTGCCAAAACGCCGAAGGCAAGGAATACATTGATTTTTCCTCCGGCATCGGGGTCAATTCGCTTGGTTTTTGCGATGAGGGCTGGGTAAAGGCAATTGAAGCCCAGCTGCACACCCTAAACCACACCTCCAACCTTTACTACACCCAGCCCCAGCTGGAACTGGCTAAGGCTTTGTGTGAAAAATCTGGGATGCAGCGGGTCTTTTATGCCAATTCGGGTGCTGAGGCCAACGAGGGCGTCATCAAAACTTGCCGCAAATATTCCAGCGACAAATACGGCCCCGGCCGCTATGAAATCATCTGCCTGCACAATTCCTTCCATGGCCGCACCATAACCACCCTTTCCGCAACGGGTCAGGAAGTATTCCACCAGCATTTTCACCCCTTCACACCCGGCTTTGTATTCGCTGAGGCCAACAATTTAGCTGATCTGACCGCTAAGGTCACCGAAAAAACCTGTGCCATTTTTGTGGAGTGCGTGCAGGGTGAAGGCGGCGTTATCCCCCTGACCGAAGAATTTATTGCCGGAATTGCCAAGCTCTGTGCAGAAAAAGATTTGGTTCTGGCGGTGGATGAAGTGCAGACCGGTTTGGGACGCACCGGAGCCTTTTTCTGCTACCAGCATTTTGGCCTGCAACCCGATGTAGTCTCCACTGCAAAGGGTCTGGGCGGCGGCCTCCCTATCGGTGCCGTGCTGTTTGGTGAGAAAACCAAGAATACCCTCGGCCCCGGGGATCACGCCACCACCTTTGGCGGCAACCCCATTGTGTGCGCCGGGGCAAATTATGTAGTGGAACAGCTTACCCCCGCCTTTTTGGCAGAGGTTACCGTCAAGGGTGCGGCCATCACCGAGAAGCTGCTGGCCATGAAGCACGTGAAATCCGTAACCGGCAAGGGCCTGATGCTGGGTGTGGAACTGGATGGCCCTGCCTCGGTGGATGTAGTCAAGGCCTGTGGTGAAAAGGGGCTTATCCTGCTCACCGCCAAGCATAAGCTGCGGCTTCTCCCTCCGCTGAATATCAGCTCTGATCAGCTGGATAAAGGCCTTGCTATACTTTCGCAGGTGCTGGAAGGCATCGCTTAA
- a CDS encoding recombinase family protein produces MARIRKKQEGSALRQRWQTALYVRLSREDGREVSLSIENQTRQLMEFQQSRPDELELAGLYVDDGCTGTDSQREGFQKMLEDIRAGKVNCVVVKDLSRLSRNYSEAGEYIERFFVEHDVRFISLGLPPLDSYAHPEQMSSIAVPIQNVINDDFCKQTSLKVREVLNAKRRRGEFIGAFAPYGYCKHPEDKHRLAIDAPAADVVKNVFQWYAREGLSKSGIVQRLNRLGIPNPAGYKKAAGLKYQNPHTNGKGVLWSTSTLTRILQNPIYLGHMVQGRQRVKSHKVHTQVLTPSHEWFVVENTHPPLVEEELFEQARRLQERDTRVAPQKNTLYLFSGFLRCGDCGKALTRKTAKGYVYYACRTYSEQSKEHCTKHSINEKALEQAVLRAVQAGVSLLENPAGPPNEPGFLHPIGENPLDILLKNRRQEQNRAAAILDSLYADWKTGEISKEQYQRLKKHWEEEAERLKDSIQYIQTKKNDQTAQNSMGNPVWEHLKKHANIPSLDRSLLTELVDSIYVFEGNAITIRFQCASPFLFQEKFFP; encoded by the coding sequence GTGGCCCGCATCCGAAAAAAGCAGGAAGGCTCCGCTCTTCGGCAGCGCTGGCAAACCGCCCTGTATGTCCGCCTTTCCCGTGAGGATGGCCGGGAGGTTAGCCTGAGCATCGAAAACCAAACCCGGCAGCTTATGGAGTTCCAGCAAAGCCGTCCAGACGAACTGGAGCTTGCGGGGCTTTATGTGGATGACGGCTGCACCGGCACCGACTCTCAGCGGGAAGGCTTTCAAAAAATGCTGGAGGATATCCGAGCAGGCAAGGTCAACTGCGTGGTGGTCAAAGACCTTTCCCGGCTTTCCCGTAATTACTCGGAGGCTGGAGAATACATCGAGCGCTTTTTCGTGGAGCACGACGTGCGCTTCATCTCGCTGGGGCTTCCCCCTCTGGATAGCTATGCCCACCCCGAGCAAATGAGCAGCATTGCCGTGCCCATTCAAAATGTAATCAACGATGATTTTTGCAAGCAAACCTCCCTAAAGGTGCGGGAGGTTCTCAATGCCAAGCGCCGCCGGGGGGAGTTCATCGGAGCTTTTGCCCCCTATGGCTACTGCAAGCACCCGGAGGATAAGCATCGGCTGGCCATAGATGCACCCGCAGCGGATGTGGTGAAGAATGTCTTTCAGTGGTATGCCCGGGAAGGGCTGAGCAAAAGCGGCATTGTGCAGCGGCTTAATCGGCTGGGAATTCCCAACCCGGCAGGCTATAAAAAGGCGGCCGGGCTAAAATACCAGAACCCCCACACCAATGGAAAGGGGGTTTTGTGGAGCACCTCCACCTTGACTCGCATTCTGCAAAATCCCATTTATTTGGGGCATATGGTGCAGGGGCGCCAGCGGGTTAAGAGCCATAAGGTTCATACACAGGTTCTTACCCCAAGCCACGAATGGTTTGTTGTGGAAAACACCCATCCCCCTTTGGTGGAGGAAGAACTTTTCGAGCAGGCCCGCCGCCTACAAGAGCGGGATACCCGGGTGGCACCACAGAAAAATACCCTCTATCTTTTTTCGGGTTTTCTGCGCTGCGGGGATTGCGGTAAGGCTCTCACACGCAAAACGGCAAAGGGGTATGTTTACTATGCCTGCCGCACCTATTCCGAGCAATCCAAGGAGCATTGCACCAAGCACTCCATCAACGAAAAGGCCTTGGAGCAAGCGGTTCTAAGGGCTGTGCAGGCTGGAGTTTCCCTTTTGGAGAATCCCGCCGGCCCGCCGAATGAGCCGGGCTTTTTGCATCCCATCGGAGAAAATCCGCTGGATATTCTTCTTAAAAATCGCAGGCAGGAGCAAAACAGGGCCGCCGCCATTCTGGATTCTCTCTATGCCGACTGGAAAACCGGTGAAATTTCAAAGGAGCAATATCAACGCCTTAAAAAACACTGGGAAGAAGAGGCGGAGCGCCTCAAGGATTCCATCCAATACATACAGACCAAGAAAAACGACCAAACGGCTCAGAACAGCATGGGGAATCCGGTT
- the argB gene encoding acetylglutamate kinase: MDLTNAHKAGVLIQALPYIQKYFGKIVVVKYGGNAMIDDELKTAVMNDIMLLSLIGIKVVLVHGGGPEITGTLNRMGIESKFIGGLRYTDAETAKVVQMVLAGKTNKDLVVELQRCGGKGIGLCGLDGGMIQAKKLEGEVDLGFVGDITKINAGIILDQLDKGYIPIISTVGSDSEGNVYNINADTAAAAIASELKAENLILMTDIRGLLRDKEDESTLIPVVHVSEVPSLIRQGIISGGMIPKIDSCVESVRRGVVKAFIIDGRIPHSILIEMMTNEGIGTMFCNN, encoded by the coding sequence ATGGATTTAACCAACGCGCACAAGGCAGGGGTGCTGATACAGGCCCTGCCTTATATACAAAAGTATTTCGGCAAGATTGTAGTTGTCAAATACGGCGGCAACGCCATGATTGACGATGAGCTGAAAACCGCCGTAATGAACGACATTATGCTTCTCTCCCTCATCGGCATCAAGGTGGTGCTGGTCCATGGGGGCGGCCCGGAAATCACCGGAACCCTGAACCGCATGGGGATTGAATCCAAATTTATCGGCGGCCTGCGCTATACCGATGCGGAAACCGCCAAGGTGGTGCAGATGGTGCTGGCGGGCAAAACCAACAAGGATTTGGTGGTGGAGCTCCAACGCTGCGGCGGAAAAGGCATCGGCCTGTGTGGCTTGGATGGCGGCATGATTCAGGCGAAAAAGCTGGAGGGTGAGGTTGATCTTGGCTTTGTGGGGGATATCACCAAGATCAATGCAGGTATTATCCTTGACCAGCTGGATAAGGGCTATATCCCCATTATTTCCACAGTGGGAAGCGACAGCGAAGGGAATGTTTACAACATCAACGCCGATACCGCCGCTGCCGCCATTGCCAGCGAGCTGAAAGCGGAAAATCTGATTCTCATGACCGATATCCGTGGGCTTCTGCGGGATAAAGAGGATGAATCCACCCTCATTCCGGTGGTGCATGTCAGCGAAGTTCCTTCTCTGATTCGCCAAGGCATTATTTCCGGCGGCATGATCCCCAAGATCGACAGCTGCGTGGAATCGGTGCGCCGAGGCGTGGTCAAGGCCTTTATCATTGACGGTCGCATCCCCCATTCTATCCTCATTGAAATGATGACCAACGAAGGCATTGGCACCATGTTCTGCAACAACTAG
- the argF gene encoding ornithine carbamoyltransferase codes for MKHLLKMLDLSRDEILSILNLGDQLKYEQKHHIPHRHLEGKTLGMIFSKSSTRTRVSFETGMVQLGGYPLFLSSSDMQLGRGEPIKDTARVLSRYLDGIMIRTFAQQDVEDLAAYGSIPIINGLTDFAHPCQVLADLMTIREYKGNLEGLTMCYIGDGNNMANSLIVGGLKVGMKVRVATPAAYKPDQSVLDFAADFGDAFTLTEDLSTAAQDADVVITDVWASMGQEGEAQQRRKDFAGFQINRELMSHAKADSLVLHCLPAHREEEITGEMFDAHAAEIFDEAENRLHAQKAVLVHLMK; via the coding sequence ATGAAGCATCTGCTGAAAATGCTGGATTTAAGCCGGGATGAAATTCTCAGCATCCTGAATCTGGGTGACCAGCTGAAATACGAGCAAAAGCACCACATCCCCCACCGTCATTTGGAGGGCAAAACCCTTGGAATGATTTTTTCCAAATCCTCCACCCGCACCCGGGTTTCCTTTGAAACCGGCATGGTGCAGCTGGGCGGCTACCCCCTGTTCCTGAGCAGCAGCGACATGCAGCTGGGCAGGGGCGAACCCATCAAGGATACCGCACGGGTGCTTTCCCGGTATCTGGATGGCATTATGATCCGCACCTTTGCCCAGCAGGATGTGGAGGATTTGGCCGCCTACGGCAGCATCCCCATTATCAATGGGCTCACTGATTTTGCTCATCCCTGTCAGGTCTTGGCCGATCTCATGACCATCCGGGAATACAAGGGCAATCTGGAAGGGCTGACCATGTGCTATATCGGGGATGGCAACAACATGGCCAACTCCCTCATTGTGGGCGGCCTCAAGGTTGGTATGAAGGTTCGTGTGGCCACCCCTGCCGCTTATAAGCCGGATCAATCTGTGCTGGATTTCGCCGCTGATTTTGGCGATGCCTTCACCCTCACAGAAGATCTTTCCACTGCCGCTCAGGATGCGGATGTGGTGATTACCGATGTATGGGCCTCCATGGGTCAGGAAGGCGAAGCCCAGCAGCGCCGCAAGGATTTTGCCGGGTTCCAGATCAACCGGGAGCTGATGAGCCACGCAAAGGCTGATTCTCTGGTGCTCCACTGCCTGCCCGCCCACCGGGAAGAGGAAATCACCGGGGAAATGTTTGATGCCCACGCCGCCGAAATTTTCGATGAGGCTGAAAACCGCCTCCATGCCCAAAAGGCCGTGCTGGTGCATTTGATGAAATAA